Genomic DNA from Coffea arabica cultivar ET-39 chromosome 7e, Coffea Arabica ET-39 HiFi, whole genome shotgun sequence:
AATATCCAAACCACCATGTACTTAGTGATCTGCAATAATTTTTGCAGGCATATGTTCAACAGTTAGAAAACAGTAGACTTAGACTGGTGCAGTTAGAACAAGAACTTGATCGAGCTAGACAACAGGTAGAAAGAAATCTTCATCTTTTTGTGTcctttagtttttctttaaaattgcTTCTATGATATAGCACAATAAGTTTTCTAATCCTCTGAAGAATTTGGTTCAGGGTTTGTATGCAGCTGGTGGATTAGATATTAGTCAGTTAACTTGCTCTGGAGCTTTAAACTCAGGTTTGTGGGTCTATTCTTAGAAACTATCTTGCTAAATTGTTAGTATCAACCAGGTGGTATTACATGTGTTACTGACATTCCACGTGAATTCATACTTGATGGATTCTGAGTTATGCTTGATAAGCAGAAATTGTTAATAGCTTCCTTGTTTGGTACTTTGTAATTGTAATTTAGCTTTGTTCTGATTTTGTTTTCCTATTAACATTCACTTTTTCAACCAAGCAAGATTCATATTTCACATTCCTTGTAGTCATCTTGTTTAAGGGAGTGGATGATAACTTAAACGGTGGTTTATGTCGAGTATTGCTTGAACTACCTTTTGTAATACTCATTTCATGCTAATTACTTCAAATTGTAATGGTTAATTATCCCCCTGATATTTAACTTATTTTACCTTTCCCTGTCAGTTATAAGTATCTACTTTGGAGATGAACCATGATCAAATTGAGAACACAAGTGTAACTTATGCAGTTCTGAGAAAAGTACCCCTAAATTTTCTATATGGCAAGGATTCTTGATTAATAAAAGAACTTTTGGTGATAATTTTCGCAAAATGTGATCCAATAGAATTAAGGGACATGGCAAAGTTTAAGGACTGAAGTTGTGAGTAAACACTATGTGTCATTTTAAATAGACTAACATTTCACAGAAGAATTTTAAGAGTCATACCAGAAAATCCTAATGATATCAAACCTGAGTTTACACTTTCCAGTTCTCCAGGCATTGCTTAATTTGACATGTAAATTGAAGGTCTCATTTTGTGAATGGGCATTGGGTAAAATTAGAAGATTTTAATTTGTACTTGACCTCTGATTGAAACTAATTATTTCAATGAGTGAAGAGCTTGAGAGAATGCCTAACACATGATATAGCTTGCAGCTTATTTCATTCTTTAAGAAACTTTTACTGTTTCATTTGGTTTTTAGGACAATATTCACCCTTTCCAATGACAAACTCCCTTTGCTCTCTGGTTGTACACTTGGGTCAAGTTTACTTTCCTTAAGTGAGCCTCCATGTTATACCTGCAGGAAGTGCTGCATTTGAAGTGGAGTACGGACGCTGGGTGGAAGAACAAAATAGACAAGTTAATGAACTAAGGAATGCTTTGCATTCTCACATCAGTGAAGAAGAGCTACGTCTACTAGTTGATGGTGGCATTAACCATTATTTTGACCTCTTTCGTATGAAGGAAACAGCTGCCAAAGCTGATGTCTTTTATCTCATGTCCGGAATGTGGAAGACATCTGTTGAACGGCTATTCTTGTGGATTGGGGGGTTCCGCCCTTCGGATCTTCTAAAGGTAATTATAAAACTCCAACTCAGTTGTCATGTAATATCCTCATTCTTCTTTGATTAAGATCAGGTAGATATCAGTGGATTCCAAATTTGAGTTGGGAAACTCAGGGTTGATGCATTAGCTCAGAAAGTAACTCACCAGAGTCCTAATAACATGTCTTGTTTAAGTATAAACGAGCAACTAAATCACGCAAAAACTCATCTTTGTTCCGCtacaaaatgatgaattttctttgaaattatTGTGTTTCTATGGAGGtctctttcacattcttagcatgattttttttttttgggagcaaATTTAGTATGATTCTAGGCCCTATAtgattcttatttttctttatctcTTGCATGGTTAAATATGTGATGCATATTATCAATCTTTCTTTAAGTACAGATTCTCTCGCAACACATCCAGCCTTTGTCAGATGAGCAAGTCTTGAATGTGTACCACCTTACACATGCATGTCAGCAAGCAGAGGATGCTTTATCACAGGGAATGGATAAACTGCATCAATTTCTGGCGGAGTCAGTTTGCCGTGCTCAGCTCAGGGAAGTTAGTTACCCACAGATGGAAGCTGCAATAGAGAACTTGGAAGCTCTAGAGAGATTTGTGAAGCAGGTAATTGATGGAATCTGAGTTCATCTTTCTGATGTTTTATAACTATAAAGTACTCTAGGCACCAGTTCCCATCCCTTGTAACAAACCGTTAATAGTGATTCTTTTATACTCTGAGCTTGAATTTCTGCTCCTTAAGCCATTGACTTCTTACTGCGTGAGATGCTGGCTCCTGACTGGAGAAATTATGGATGGAAATTAACTCCTGTACTCCTTTTATCTTTGCTTTAAACTCCCTTGATTACTtgggaaaagaagaaacaaaaggaaaaattttcacTTCTAGTTGTCAAATTCTTGTCCTTTATGCTATGTTGTATTATGTTTGAGTTTATTTGCTGCTCTAGAGGAATTCAAACACTCTGGTACTTGTGACTTTTGAAAACATATTTTCCCTTTTGATAGACACCGTGCTTGATTTTGTCTCTAAACAGGCTGATCATCTTCGCCAAGCAACATTGCAGCAGATGTCTGGTATCTTAACCATCCGGCAATCGGCTCGAGGCCTTCTTGCCATGGGGGACTACTTTGAGCGTCTTCGAACTTTGAGCTCCTTGTGGACTAAGCGTAACAGTGAGCCTGCGTGATGGGGAGAGGAAGATTTAGATGATCGTTTGGAGGATTTGCGAGTCTCAAGTTCGTTTGTTTGCGCTTCACTGAACTACACCTATCAAACGTGCTCTCAGCTGCTGCCATTTTTCGAACAGCTTCCTATCGTCAAGAAGTTGTACATATATATCTGTTTTAATCAGGAGGAGTTTACACTTCATTTCTGTTTTGATGTACATTTGATTATATGTCTTTAGAGAGTATCAACTAATATATTTTGGGCCTTTCTGAAGTTTCTAGTCAGATCATCctgtattataattgaattcAGTGGTAAAGAATATTCCAAGTTCTCCCAACTTTTGACTTCTCTTAGTGCCGATGTGTTCCATAGTGGGATTCAACTCTGATTCCTGTGGGGTTTTGCTGGGCAATGGGAAGTGCTTTCGCTTTCCCACAACACCTTGAGGAGATAGGATGCGTTCTATTTCTGACAAGACATTCCCTGTTCTAAAACAGTTTCTGTTTTCGGCAAGTCCAATAACAGTGCCTGCACCATCATCGGTGGAAAACCATCACGTGTCTAATCCAGAAAGGTGTTCTATATATTGTCTACCTTTCGAAAAACAACTCCAACCAGCCAACACATGCAGAAAAAAGGGTTGACATGTTGATTGGTATCATTTTAGAAGCAAGTAGGATGGCAAACAATTAAAGTATCTGTACGACGGATGGATTCCTCAGCATTTCAACATGCATATTGTTGTGTTCTTTCAATTGTCCAGTACCCATTCAGGGACAGCTTGACATGTTACAGCATTTAAAGACAATTGCTACAACCTGATATGTACATCTAACGTAGTCATGCCAATTATAGCAAACAATAAAACAATGGCATGTGCAAATTCAGTGAGTACCTTCCTCGACATTAAATTTCCAAGCACAAACCTAACAGGTGTTTTTTCAATGTTGTCTTCAATTTTTACATTCTAGTTTTCTAGTAATTCCCAATTGAAGGAAATACAACGGGGCTCAGATTGTAAACTTGGAGTTCTCTGCATATCAATTAGTTCTTCCTCCTCAGAAGTGAACTCCACCAGGTATCAATTCACTGTCAAAACAACTGTCCTCTGAGTTAAAACAAGCTCAGCATATGGTGCCTAATCTCAGTTTGCACCAACTACTTTGTAGATTCAGAGTCAGCAGCACTTAATCAAATAGTACTTTTTTGCCAGCCAGTTTGTCTCATATCGCACTCCAGAGTCAAACACTAGGCTTTGAGTTGTAGTTTTACGTAAAGATAGATTGTTGATGTCATTAGTGCATTATTAATGGATCTTCTGGCTTCTTCTTTTACATATCTTGAATGAATGAAAGTTATCCTTCAATAATAGAACCTGTAGTACGTAAAAGATTAGTTGTTGTTACATGTTGTTTCAATTAGTAGCAATGCCATGTAATTTTCATGGACAAAGGCTACTATTTGCTCAATATGCATTATCTGAGACACTTGATGTGTGTATTAACATTTGTTCCCAGGTTAGTTAAACTGTGTCTTTTACCTTTAACATTTCAGATGGGGGTCTGAATGATCAAACTCAAATTATTCTCCAGTCATAGCCTGTCATGCAGGGGCAGTTTACCCCTTATACCTGAAAAGGAGGAATAAGATCCATTTACATACATGGGAAATGTTTAATAGGACCGCGTTAACCTGATCACAGCATTAACCTGGGGCAGTTTGCCCCTTTTACCTGAAAAGAAAGAATAAGATCCAACTTCCTCTGTTGTTAGATGCCTTGAGGACAGCATTACCCTGCGTGATTAGATTTGTTATGACACTTGTAGAGTTAAATAGTACATAGTAGCAGAATtaacatgaatttttttttcctctttcggTTTCTATAAGCTTTCTATTAATTAAGTTGAAAGGAAActcaaatcatcaaattttaaaactcaagcattccaaaATGACATTTTGTCTTGTTACATCCTATAATTCAAAAAGAGTGGAGAAGAATCACAAACAACTTGCAGGTTGCAGTATAAAAAACAGTTTGCATCATATGATCAAATCCAAATTGATTTAGATCAATATGATATACTATCAAGTCTATCACAGTTTACAATACTGAAAGATTCTTCAAGAATTGTGCTTTACAGTAAAATGGCTTACCAAATACTTTTAACAGTACCACCATTCAACTACTAAGCCACCTGCTCTCGGGAAATAAAGTATTTGAAGGCTTTGTAGTCTGCCAATTCAAGCACCATAACTGGGCTAACTCCAAgttcctcataaactcatctTACCAAACTACAGCATCAAGTAATGGGACAATCAACTAAA
This window encodes:
- the LOC113700959 gene encoding TGACG-sequence-specific DNA-binding protein TGA-1A: MHSTTTQYVASRRMGLYEPMHPIGMWGDFKGNGCPNASASTILQVETNLDNQSEDTSHGTLGTPSKYDQEASKPVDKVLRRLAQNREAARKSRLRKKAYVQQLENSRLRLVQLEQELDRARQQGLYAAGGLDISQLTCSGALNSGSAAFEVEYGRWVEEQNRQVNELRNALHSHISEEELRLLVDGGINHYFDLFRMKETAAKADVFYLMSGMWKTSVERLFLWIGGFRPSDLLKILSQHIQPLSDEQVLNVYHLTHACQQAEDALSQGMDKLHQFLAESVCRAQLREVSYPQMEAAIENLEALERFVKQADHLRQATLQQMSGILTIRQSARGLLAMGDYFERLRTLSSLWTKRNSEPA